A region from the Oncorhynchus kisutch isolate 150728-3 unplaced genomic scaffold, Okis_V2 scaffold2250, whole genome shotgun sequence genome encodes:
- the LOC116369564 gene encoding L-rhamnose-binding lectin CSL3-like, which produces MCILRLTVVTLLATACCTLTDGAISITCEGSDALLQCDGGKIHIKRANYGRRQHDVCSIGRPDNQLTDTNCLSQSSTSKMAERCGGKSECIVPASNFVFGDPCVGTYKYLDTKYSCVQQQETISSIICEGSDSQLLCDRGEIRIQRANYGRRQHDVCSIGRPHQQLKNTNCLSQSTTSKMAERCDGKRQCIVKVSNSVFGDPCVGTYKYLDVAYTCD; this is translated from the exons ATGTGCATTTTGAGACTGACGGTGGTCACAT TGCTGGCTACAGCTTGCTGCACACTAACAGAtggag CAATCAGCATCACGTGTGAAGGCTCTGATGCTTTACTGCAATGTG aTGGAGGTAAGATCCATATCAAGCGTGCGAACTACGGTCGTCGTCAACACGATGTTTGTTCTATTGGGCGCCCTGATAACCAACTCACCGACACCAACTGCCTCAGCCAATCCTCCACCAGCAAGATGGCAGAAAG ATGCGGTGGGAAGAGCGAGTGTATTGTCCCTGCATCCAATTTCGTTTTTGGAGACCCCTGTGTCGGGACTTATAAGTACCTGGACACCAAATACTCCTGTGTCCAACAGCAAGAAACAA TAAGCAGCATCATATGTGAAGGCTCTGATTCTCAACTACTATGTG ATCGAGGTGAGATCCGTATTCAGCGTGCCAACTATGGTCGTCGTCAACACGATGTGTGTTCCATTGGGCGCCCACATCAACAACTCAAAAACACCAACTGCCTCAGCCAATCCACCACCAGCAAAATGGCAGAAAG GTGTGATGGAAAGCGCCAGTGTATCGTCAAGGTATCCAACTCTGTGTTCGGTGACCCCTGTGTCGGAACCTATAAGTACTTGGATGTGGCTTACACCTGTGACTGA